The following are encoded together in the Candidatus Eisenbacteria bacterium genome:
- the mazG gene encoding nucleoside triphosphate pyrophosphohydrolase: protein MNERDPQAFARLLEVCRRLRGPDGCPWDREQTLESMTPYLIEEAAEASDAVGSGKPEDIAEELGDLAFLSIFCLELLGERSPLGLAAALDLASDKLIRRHPHVYGDATVEDGEGAYRQWQEIKKAEKGSRPEHVSLLGEQPKGMPALVSAFRIQEKAAAVGFDWPEARGALAKVREEIAEIEAEVGGDTTPALAREVGDLLFSVVNLARKLKVDPERELRAASHRFRDRFHHIEQRLAEGGRTPSQATLEEMDALWEEAKRALAARPTDR, encoded by the coding sequence GTGAACGAACGCGATCCGCAGGCCTTCGCCCGACTCCTCGAAGTGTGCCGGCGTCTGCGCGGCCCCGACGGGTGCCCGTGGGACCGGGAGCAGACGCTCGAATCGATGACGCCGTACCTGATCGAGGAAGCGGCCGAGGCGAGCGATGCGGTCGGCTCGGGAAAACCCGAGGACATCGCGGAAGAACTCGGAGATCTCGCGTTCCTTTCGATCTTCTGCCTCGAGCTGCTCGGCGAGCGCTCTCCGCTGGGTCTCGCGGCCGCTCTCGACCTGGCGTCCGACAAGCTGATCCGCCGCCATCCGCACGTCTATGGAGACGCAACGGTCGAAGACGGCGAGGGCGCCTACCGCCAGTGGCAGGAGATCAAGAAGGCCGAAAAGGGTTCGCGACCCGAGCACGTCTCGCTGCTCGGAGAACAGCCCAAGGGAATGCCGGCGCTGGTCTCCGCATTTCGGATTCAGGAGAAAGCGGCCGCGGTCGGCTTCGACTGGCCCGAGGCACGCGGGGCACTCGCCAAGGTTCGTGAGGAGATCGCCGAGATCGAAGCCGAAGTGGGCGGCGACACGACGCCCGCACTCGCGCGCGAGGTCGGCGATCTGCTGTTCTCGGTCGTCAATCTCGCGCGCAAGCTGAAGGTCGACCCCGAACGCGAGCTGCGCGCCGCGAGCCACCGCTTTCGCGATCGGTTTCACCACATCGAGCAGCGCCTCGCTGAGGGCGGGCGCACGCCGTCACAAGCGACGCTCGAAGAGATGGACGCCCTCTGGGAGGAGGCCAAGCGCGCACTCGCGGCTCGGCCCACGGACCGATGA
- a CDS encoding DUF1844 domain-containing protein — MTDTLPSRHAALFLQLVLSLQQSGMMALGKLMNPMTRKLERNLEAARETIDLIEALEARTRGNLEPDEARVLQQVLTEMRMNYLDEIKKGATAPEAPRT, encoded by the coding sequence ATGACCGACACCCTGCCTTCACGCCACGCAGCGCTGTTCCTGCAGCTCGTGCTCTCGCTCCAGCAGTCCGGAATGATGGCGCTCGGCAAGCTCATGAATCCGATGACGCGCAAGCTCGAGCGCAATCTGGAGGCGGCGCGCGAAACCATCGATCTGATCGAGGCGCTCGAGGCGAGGACCCGCGGAAACCTCGAGCCCGACGAGGCGCGCGTGCTCCAGCAGGTCCTGACCGAGATGCGGATGAACTATCTCGACGAGATCAAGAAGGGCGCTACAGCGCCTGAAGCACCGCGCACTTGA